From Lolium perenne isolate Kyuss_39 chromosome 5, Kyuss_2.0, whole genome shotgun sequence, a single genomic window includes:
- the LOC127304718 gene encoding uncharacterized protein isoform X1, giving the protein MELEDLVVPTTTFEPVDVLIKPLPSRKPLRSTKPLPPTKPSLLPYLQYKEDKEKRDKEERAEIEAAEEKWHKIMQSGMEVLRRTGQLIEIVYCKVDVRHLVNRTSNCDEIKWGNEPVDKEIVLERENALWNAAMEYRKVQNMASEYDLIPSNMTLFPIMSKKSMWYHCNLVGCKREFPSKGVQQHFFLEVNMTRGKTYNVTACITLADDDVDNTCKACPSHMGILHPCKGGFAFGCKEAGPCKEDVGATPASWMDIGVPSPSISASLPTLGNESLGPVARRLSAFLGGETSQSVPPTVAGISAPPKSESLPTMLNGSPDPITKKQLELALARGGTSRPFPPVASARSAPLVARLNQSPRPITKRQLELALASALAGGGTSSDSTSQDRPQCN; this is encoded by the exons ATGGAATTGGAAGATCTAGTTGTGCCCACAACTACTTTTGAGCCAGTGGATGTGCTAATCAAGCCACTCCCGTCCAGGAAGCCACTCCGGTCCACCAAGCCGCTCCCGCCCACCAAGCCATCTTTGCTTCCATACCTTCAATACAAAGAGGACAAAGAAAAGCGGGACAAGGAGGAACGGGCAGAGATTGAAGCCGCGGAAGAGAAGTGGCACAAAATTATGCAATCAGGAATGGAAGTCCTGAGGAGGACGGGCCAGCTTATCGAAATCGTGTACTGCAAAGTTGATGTGCGCCACTTGGTCAACCGCACGAGTAACTGTGATGAAATCAAGTGGGGAAATGA GCCTGTTGATAAGGAGATTGTGCTCGAGAGAGAAAATGCCCTCTGGAATGCTGCTATGGAATATCGGAAAGTTCAAAACATG GCTTCTGAGTATGATTTGATTCCCAGCAATATGACCTTATTTCCTATAATGTCGAAGAAGTCCATGTGGTACCATTGCAATCTTGTGGGCTGTAAGAGAGAATTTCCTTCAAAAGGGGtgcaacaacatttctttcttgagGTCAACATGACTCGAGGGAAGACATACAATGTGACGGCATGCATTACACTTG CTGATGATGACGTTGACAATACATGTAAGGCATGTCCTTCTCATATGGGCATTTTGCATCCATGCAAAGGAGGATTTGCTTTTGGGTGCAAAGAAG CAGGTCCATGTAAGGAGGATGTGGGTGCCACACCAGCAAGTTGGATGGACATAGGTGTGCCCTCACCTTCCATATCTGCTTCGTTGCCTACCCTGGGGAATGAAAGCCTAGGACCTGTCGCCAGAAG ACTATCAGCCTTTCTTGGAGGTGAAACTTCCCAATCTGTCCCACCTACAGTAGCTGGAATAAGCGCTCCTCCCAAATCAGAATCGTTGCCTACTATGCTGAATGGAAGCCCAGACCCTATCACAAAAAA ACAACTGGAACTGGCATTGGCTAGAGGTGGAACTTCCAGACCCTTTCCACCTGTGGCATCTGCAAGAAGCGCCCCTCTTGTGGCCAGGCTGAATCAAAGCCCACGGCCTATCACAAAAAG ACAATTGGAATTGGCGTTGGCATCGGCACTGGCTGGAGGTGGAACTTCGTCAGACAGCACATCTCAAGACAGGCCCCAATGCAATTAG
- the LOC127304718 gene encoding uncharacterized protein isoform X2, which yields MELEDLVVPTTTFEPVDVLIKPLPSRKPLRSTKPLPPTKPSLLPYLQYKEDKEKRDKEERAEIEAAEEKWHKIMQSGMEVLRRTGQLIEIVYCKVDVRHLVNRTSNCDEIKWGNEPVDKEIVLERENALWNAAMEYRKVQNMASEYDLIPSNMTLFPIMSKKSMWYHCNLVGCKREFPSKGVQQHFFLEVNMTRGKTYNVTACITLADDDVDNTCKACPSHMGILHPCKGGFAFGCKEGPCKEDVGATPASWMDIGVPSPSISASLPTLGNESLGPVARRLSAFLGGETSQSVPPTVAGISAPPKSESLPTMLNGSPDPITKKQLELALARGGTSRPFPPVASARSAPLVARLNQSPRPITKRQLELALASALAGGGTSSDSTSQDRPQCN from the exons ATGGAATTGGAAGATCTAGTTGTGCCCACAACTACTTTTGAGCCAGTGGATGTGCTAATCAAGCCACTCCCGTCCAGGAAGCCACTCCGGTCCACCAAGCCGCTCCCGCCCACCAAGCCATCTTTGCTTCCATACCTTCAATACAAAGAGGACAAAGAAAAGCGGGACAAGGAGGAACGGGCAGAGATTGAAGCCGCGGAAGAGAAGTGGCACAAAATTATGCAATCAGGAATGGAAGTCCTGAGGAGGACGGGCCAGCTTATCGAAATCGTGTACTGCAAAGTTGATGTGCGCCACTTGGTCAACCGCACGAGTAACTGTGATGAAATCAAGTGGGGAAATGA GCCTGTTGATAAGGAGATTGTGCTCGAGAGAGAAAATGCCCTCTGGAATGCTGCTATGGAATATCGGAAAGTTCAAAACATG GCTTCTGAGTATGATTTGATTCCCAGCAATATGACCTTATTTCCTATAATGTCGAAGAAGTCCATGTGGTACCATTGCAATCTTGTGGGCTGTAAGAGAGAATTTCCTTCAAAAGGGGtgcaacaacatttctttcttgagGTCAACATGACTCGAGGGAAGACATACAATGTGACGGCATGCATTACACTTG CTGATGATGACGTTGACAATACATGTAAGGCATGTCCTTCTCATATGGGCATTTTGCATCCATGCAAAGGAGGATTTGCTTTTGGGTGCAAAGAAG GTCCATGTAAGGAGGATGTGGGTGCCACACCAGCAAGTTGGATGGACATAGGTGTGCCCTCACCTTCCATATCTGCTTCGTTGCCTACCCTGGGGAATGAAAGCCTAGGACCTGTCGCCAGAAG ACTATCAGCCTTTCTTGGAGGTGAAACTTCCCAATCTGTCCCACCTACAGTAGCTGGAATAAGCGCTCCTCCCAAATCAGAATCGTTGCCTACTATGCTGAATGGAAGCCCAGACCCTATCACAAAAAA ACAACTGGAACTGGCATTGGCTAGAGGTGGAACTTCCAGACCCTTTCCACCTGTGGCATCTGCAAGAAGCGCCCCTCTTGTGGCCAGGCTGAATCAAAGCCCACGGCCTATCACAAAAAG ACAATTGGAATTGGCGTTGGCATCGGCACTGGCTGGAGGTGGAACTTCGTCAGACAGCACATCTCAAGACAGGCCCCAATGCAATTAG